The genomic interval TCCAAAGTTTAAAGGGTTAGAGAGCTTTGAAGGTAAGTGGTACCACACTGGAAACTGGCCAAAGGAAAATGTAAGCTTCAAGGGGAAACGAGTTGGGGTGATAGGGACTGGTTCCACAGGTATCCAAGTGATTCCAGCGATTGCACCAGAGGTAGACCACCTTACTGTTTTCCAACGAACACCACAATACAGTGTGCCTTCAAGGAACCATGCATATGACCCGGAATATTTAAAACAAGTGAAAGACAACTTCAGTGAGTTTAAGCGCAAACGGCGCTATTCATTTGGTGGATTCCCTAATGATGTGGAAGCTAGACCTTCGGCATTAAATGATACTCCAGAAGAACGTGAGAAGTTGTACGAGGCGGCTTGGCAAAAAGGAGCGGTTAGTAGTTTCTTTCTCGAAACCTACCAAGATTTGACTGTTAACGAAGAAGCGAATGAAACATTGTCAAAATTTATCCGTCAAAAAATTAAAGAGATCGTCCACGATCCAGAAGTGGCAGAGAAATTATCACCGACCTATTTTTATGGAACGAAACGGCCGATACAGGATACGAATTATTATGAAACCTATAACCGCGAAAATGTTAGTTTAGTAGATGTCAAGGCAAATCCAATTGTTGAGATTACACCAAAAGGGATTCGAACAACCGATGGGGAGTATGAACTTGACATCATTATTTTTGCAACAGGTTATGATGCGATGACAGGATCGTTATTTAAAATTGATATTCGTGGAAAAGATGGGCTGACACTAAAAGAAAAGTGGGAGAATGGTGAGCAAACCAAAACATATCTAGGAATTGCAACTTCTGGTTTTCCTAATATGTTTATGATCACAGGTCCTGAGAGTCCTTCTGTATTAAGTAATGTACCTACTTCGATTGAACAACATGTTGAATGGATTTCAGATTGTATCGAATATCTTCAAAAAAATGACATTGATACCCTTGAGGCGAAAGCAGAAGCGGAAGAGGAATGGAGTAAGCATTGTCGTGAAGTGGCAGAAGCCACTCTGTTTACGAAGACTGAATCTTGGTATATAGGTGCGAATGTCCCTGGTAAGCCGCAACGATTCCTCATCTATCTTGGCGGGGTTGGACCGTACCGTGAAAAATGCAGCGATGTTGCGTCAAAGGGATATGAGGGATTCTTATTACAATCCACATTAAAAAAAGTCTGAAATGGTAACTTTGTCAAATGAAGATTTAATAATGGTTGCCGGTTTACAAAAATAATGACATGCCCTGTCACTAATCATATCGATCAGTGACAGGCAGCATGTAAATAGGAGGGTATTTTATGGCAAAAACATTGGAAGAAAAGATCAATGAATTAGAAGCTCGTCACAAAATTAAAGAATTGATTGCAAACTATAATCATGGATACGATAAACAGGATATCGAATTATTTATGGATATTTGGGAAGAGAATGCCATCTGGGATTGGGGTACACCACAAGAAATTTATCAAAATAAAGAGGAGATTTTAGAAAGGCTGCAGATTAGTTGGAGGGATATTCCGCAAACACATCATTATACGGTAAATACCGTGATTTCTTTTGAAAGTAAGAATAGTGAAGCAACAGCCATTTCAGATCTTGATGCAACTGTCATTGATAAGGAAGGTGTACCTTCAATGATAGCTGGTTCTTATTATGATACATTCAGTAATCGAACAGGTAAATGGCGTTTTATCGAAAGGAAGATAAAAATCCATCACTCAACACCTGTTTCAGAGGTCAGATAAATCTTCCTAACGTAATAATAGATTATTATTTCAATAAGTTTTTAACAACATTAAGGTGTTCCAAATATGATCAATAACCTGTAATTCCATAATAGTTGGATTACAGGTTATTTAGATGATGAACATTTAATTCATGAAGACGCATTATGAAATAGAACCTCTTCGAAGTAATTCAGCTACTGCCTCAACTCGGTTATTTACTTCTAGCTTTTTTATGGCAGATTTAATGTAATCCTTTACTGTATATTCACTAATTCCCATGGATTTTGTCATTTCCTTTATACTCTCGCCGCATGAAATTCGTTGCATGACTTCGCTTTCTCGTTTGCTTAGTTTGCCAATTGATTGCCCTTCCTTGTTGCTCTCAATGATTTTTCCAACTAATTTTCCGTATAAAGTAAGAAACGATAAAAGCTTTTCGTCGCAAGTAAAATTTCTAGGTAATTCACGTCCAATAAAGTAGCCGACTGGAGTTGAACTAAAGCAAATCGGTATGATGAAGTGATCATTCTTTTCATTAGGGTTCGTATATTTACTACCATATTTTTCAAAAAACTCTTCGTTCGAAATATACATGGCTCTCCTTTTTCGTAAGGAGCTATAAATAGGAGGTAAGTTTCGGAGGTCATCTCTCACGTGTCCAATATAGTGTAAACCTGATGAATTGATTTTAAGGATTCCTTCAGCGATGTTTCCAAGTGGTGAATATCTAAATAAATGTACTTCCTGGATAGGGAATAATTCGAGTAAACCTTTCGTGCATAGATTTAGTTTTTCTTCATGAGTTGAGGCTTTATTAAGGTTTGATATATACTCGTGTATTGTTGATTCATTTAACATATTTAACCTCCCTTATCTACCTTGTGGGGTTTATCTCGTAAATTTCGCAATAAAAGTAAACGCTTACAAAAATGATAAAGTAATAAGCTAATTCGGTATGTTAGGAGTTATGTATTTTTTAGATCTAAATCTCTTTTTACAGAAGGAAGCTTCTTATTATGTAAGAATACATTGTAAAATTTTATCCATTTATCATGCTCCTTGTTATTATTTTTTGAAAATTAATGTAAGATATATAACCAATATTATACTGCAGAAGTTAGTAGATAAAGTCCTTTAAACGAGGTTGATGCCCCCCACTTTTGAGGGGGGTATTAGAATATTAGCTATTAAAAGAATACGATAATGAATTCATTATAACAAAAATCCCTGATAAAAAGGAGGCACAACTCTTTGGATCTATTTAAGTACTATTAAATTTTATTTTCAGTTCCAATGTAAACACTTAAGGTATATTAATATTTTAGAAATAAAAATACGAACATATGTTCTGTTTTATGCTATAATAATTTTGCAATAGCTAGGAAACTCAAGGGTGGTCAGTGTTACCCCGGAAGGAAAGGGGGTGATGCCTATGATGACAGTATTTCAGACGTTAATGCTTATGATAGCATTTGCAACTTTGGTATTGTCCATCATATCTTTTAGAGACAAAAAATAACCCACCCTTGAGCTCTGCAGTGCAATAGGGTGAGTTATTTACCTTAACACGCTGATCCCCTTGAAGGGAACCTGCTATTGTATGACTGTTTGGTGTTCCCGCACCGAGCAGTCTTTTTTAGTTTATGCTTTTTCTAGTATTATTATATCCAAAGATACAATGCTTGAAAAGCAATGAAAAGAAAAGCATAAAAAGAAACTCAATTCTCATGATAGCATTTGCAAGTTTGGTATTGTCCATCATATCTTTCAGAGACAAAAAATACCCCATCCTTGAGCGAGGCTGAACAATAGGGTGAGTTATTTACCCAACAACAAAGCTGACCCCTTGATGGGACTTGCTATTGTATGAATGTTTGGTGTACCAGCACCGAGCAGTCTTTTTATATATATTTCTATTTAATACTTTTATTATAGACAAAGATTACATGATTGAAAACGAATGAATAGAAAGGCAAAAAGTGAAAGAAAGTTAATACGAATGCCGTTAGAAATCTAGGATTTTCCAAATAGGGGATTCCTTGTTTTTTTATTTTTAATGTTTAGTTAAGGTACTGCAAATTAAGAGTTAAGGTACTTGGATTAGAGTAAGTGTAACGATAGGTAATGGAGGAGAATTACATATCAATTTATATTATTGAAACATCAAATTTAACGAAGAAGTTTGGAAAGTTTTTGGCAGTGGATCAAGTGAATATACAGGTTCCGAAGGGTGGGATTTATGGATTTCTTGGACCAAATGGTGCCGGGAAATCAACAACAATTCGGATGTTGCTCGGACTAATTAAGGAAACAAAAGGGGAAGTAAAGGTATTTGGAAAGTCGATAAAGAAAGAGCGGCTGGATATTTTAAAAAAACGTGTTGGTTCCATGGTTTAAACACCTTCTTATTACGGACATTTAACAGCATATGAAAACTTGGAGGTTACAAGAAAACTATTAGGCGTGGAAAAAAGTGAAGGTAAAATTAGTCGAGGTTCAGCATAAAGGTGAAGAAATTTTCACTAGGGTTTTCGCCAAGTAATTTCTTTAGTTGATCATTTTCTTGGGATAGTTTCTTTGTTTCAAGTGGAGTAGCATCCACCGGACTGTTAACCGATTCGAATTTGCCCTTCTTTATATTCTTTTGCCCAGCGATTAACCATATGGGGACTAAGTTAATATCTGCGAGCAACGACAGCAGCATTGCCAGTTTCGATTGCTTCTTTACAAACTTGAATTTTAAATTCCTTTGGATGATGTTTACGTTTCATGATGTCAGATCCTTTTGATATTTTTATAATAAAATAATTAATTAGAGCTGTCCAAGTCATTTTGGGGCCTTAAGAGAAAGCAAGCAAGTTGATAAATAGGAAAGGCTTGCTATCATATGCAGATTTCCATATTATTAGATTAATATCCAAAATTTGAATTATTACCCAGAAGGAGGTAGCGTTATTCAAGAACAGGTTAGGGTATTTTTTATTATCATTAGTTTCCTTTTATTTATGTCATTATCACAACGTTTAGTAATTGCTGAAGATAAAACATATAAAATCGCTGGGGAATGGGCTCTTCCTCCTTTTTCTTATAAAGATCAACGAGGATCACTGACTGGCATAAATATTGATTTAATGAAAAAAATCGCAGATGAAAATGGGCTTACTTTTGAATATATACCAATGGAGATTCATGAAGCGGAACAGGCATTAAGAGATGGTGAAGTAGATGCGATAGCAGGGATAACATACAGCACCGAAAAGGATAAAGTATTTGATTTTACTCAACCCTACTTTACGATGTCAGATTCTTTGATTATCCCTATGGAGAGTAGGGATAAAATTAAAAGTATCGAGGATATTAGGGAAATGCATATTGTCCTGCAAGATAATACTCCTGTTCTAAGCACGTTATTAAATTTAAGGAATACGAATCTTACTTTGGTGACAAATCACTACACTGGTCTTTTGATGCTTTTAAATGACCGATCTGAAATTTTTATTGGGAATAAATTTACATCTTCCTTCTTTTTAAAAGAGTTTGGTCAAGAAGAAAATTACCTCATTCTAGATGAAGTAATGAATCCGGTAGATTATGCGATTGCAGTAAAGGAAGGGGATGAGGACCTCCTTTTAATAATTAATCAAACGCTTACAAAATTAAAGGCTACGGGAGAAGTAAGTAAATTAATTGATGAATGGGTTAGTCCAGAAAACGAGGCTAAAATTGCTCGTTTGGAACATTTTATCTTCTTATTATTTATATTTCTTTTGATTGGTGCACTCATTCTTATTGTAATCTATATTTGGAATCAACGATTAAAAGAAGCTGTGAACATTCATACAAAAGACCTCCAACTATTAAATGAAGATTTACAAAAACAACGGCAACGAACTGCTGATAGCCATGCATTTAAAGATCAAATTTTAAATAATATAGACACGGGCATCGTAACTTTCGATATCGATTTTAAGATAACGAGCTGTAATAAGCGGGCATTGGAAATTCTTGAGCTTCCCGCCGATACAAAGTACAACCTTCAGCATTCTCCCATTTTTTTGAAGCTTTTTGAGCATTATCGTTTTGGTCAAGTTTTGCAACAAGAAAATGCTGAATATTATCGCTTTTTAGAAATAAATGATAATGGAGAACGCAAGGTAATCTATTATTCTCTAAATAAAATGTTTAACTCACTTGAAAACCAGGCAGGCTATTTGCTCTCAATGAACGACGAAACAGAAAAAAAGAAACTCGAACAAAAGCTAATTACACAGGAAAAGCTCCACGCGCTTGGCCAGTTAGTAGCTGGTGTAGCTCATGAAATTCGGAACCCGTTAACGTCAATTAAAACCTTCATAGACCTAATTCCAAAGAAATACGATCAACCGAAATTTCAAAAGGTACTTATGGAGCATTTACCAGAAGAAGTGAACAGACTAAATAGGATTGTAACAGACTTAATTGACTATGCTCGTCCTAGCTTACCTAATATTCAACACTGCACTGCCCTCGAGCTGACATCCTTACTAGCTATACTACAAGTAAACATGGATAAAAACAGGATTGAATTTAAACAATACATAGAACCTGACCTTGTTTTTAACATTGATCCACAGCAAATTCGTCAGGTCCTCTTTAATCTATTATTAAATGCCATTCATGCAGTGGAAGAATCAGAAGTAAAGGAAATTAAAATCATAATGGAGAAAGAGGATTTCGAGAAAGGGAGGATTATGATTAGAGATACTGGTAAAGGAATGGAGCAAGGGGAACTAAACCATATCTTTGAACCATTTTTTACGACAAAGGGAAAAGGCGTCGGATTGGGGTTGAGCTTATCCTACAATTTAATAAAAGAAAACAATGGAGATATACAAGTAAACAGTATTCCTAATAAAGAAACCACATTCACGGTTGTATTGCCTTTATATCAAAAGGAGGAGATTCGGAATGAAGCCAAGAGTACTGGTTATTGACGATGAACAAGCAATTTGTAATTCACTTAGCTTTGCACTTGAAGATGATTATTTCATTATGACCACAACGGATCCGGAGAAAGGCATACTCATGGTGGAAAAAGAACGAGTAGATATTATTCTGCTAGATCTTCGTATTGGACCTTACAATGGGATAGACGTTTTGCAAAGAATTAAACAAAAAGACCCAAAAGTGACGGTCATCATGATGACCGCTTATGCTTCAATAGAAACATCCATTGAAGCAATCAAAATGGGTGCCTATTATTATATTGAAAAACCGATTAATATCGAGAACTTATCATTGCTTTTATTAAGAGCCGCTGAGTTTAAACAAATATCTAATAAACTAGAAACACTTCATGAAGAGCTGGAGGAAAGGAAGGGCCATAAAGACTTCTTAGGAAATAGTATGGCTATGAAATATGTATTTTCGATGATCGATCGCATTAAAGATATCGACTCTTGCGTCTTGATTACAGGAGAAAGTGGAACTGGGAAAGAACTTGTAGCAAAAAGGATTCATTATTCAGGGAAACGTAAGGATGGACCATTAGAAATTTTGAATTGCGCAGCCATTCCTGAAACATTACTTGAATCTGAATTGTTTGGCTATGAAAAGGGAGCTTTTACAGGGGCAACACAGTCAAAGGAAGGAAAGTGGGTCGCAGCAAATGGAGGAACTCTATTTCTTGATGAAATTAGTGAGATGCCCCTACCTCTTCAAGCTAAATTATTACGGGTAATTCAGGAACGTGAAGTGACACCTCTAGGCTCTAATAAGAAGATCCCATTAGATGTTCGTATTTTATGTGCTGCTAATAAAAATATTGAACAAATGGTCCAAGAAGGGACTTTCCGAGAGGATTTGTATTTCAGATTGAACGTTATTCCTATTAAAACACCGCCACTAAGAGAAAGAAAAGAAGATTTAGCACTGTTGATTGATTATTTCTTGAAAAAGTATTGTAAAGAAATGAACAGAGAAAAGAGATCTATTTCTACAACTGCCCGCAGACTTTTACTAGACTATCACTATCCGGGAAATGTTCGTGAGCTAGGGAATATAATTGAATACTCAGTAGCGCTCTCTATTAATACAGTCATTCATGAGGGGGATTTGCCACATTACATTCTAGAGCAAAAGAAAGGGGAAGGAGGTATTTCTAATGGAAAAAGTATCGTCATTCCTATCGGTCTATCAATGAAGGAAATTGAGAAAAAGGTGATATCCAAAACTTTAGAACATTGCGGAAAACACCGCCAAAGGACGGCCCAGACATTACAAATTTCTGAAAGAAGTCTCCGAGATAAAATTAAACTGTATGAGATTGAAAAATCACGAAATTAATACATAAATTTGGTTATCGGCAAATTTTTCTGAATATAGCGGCAGAATTTGCCGATTTTGTTTACAAGAAAGTAATTAATATTATGAAAACGCATACAAAATAAACAATCTTAAAATTGGCACATTAATTGCAAGTATTATTTGCGAAAGGAGGACAGTCATTGAAAACAGGGACACTTTTAAAAATCTCGTTCCTTTTAATATTTCTTTTGATTGGGTCTATAAAGATAAAACAGGAATTATTTCTAACTGGGGTTCAAACAGTTCCACTACTATCAGAGGAACTCACAGGAAGTCAAACTACATTGGTTATTGCTACTGGTGATATGTCAGGTGTCTATTTTCCTTTGGGAAAAGCTATAGCAGACTTAAATCAAAAGTACAATGGAAAAGCATCTGGAACACAAGTGACGAACGCTTCGATTCAGAATACAAAACTAGTGAGTCAGAAACAGACTGAATTAGGATTTAGTACAGTGGATGTCCTTGCATTGCCAGAAATTAAAAAATCCGAAATTCTCGCCCTTACTGGACTTTACTCTAATTTCATCCATATTGTCACGACCGAAAGTGATATTCATAATTTAGAGGATTTACGAGGGAAAAGAGTAAGTATAGGAACAGTCGGGAGCGGAACAAAGCTGATGTCTGAAAGGATCCTAAAGGCTGCCAATCTAGCAAGCTATGAAATGGATTTATCTACTCTTTCATTCACACAATCGGCGGATGCTTTAAGAAATGGAACGATTGATGTTGCTTTCTTTTCTTCTGGTTTACCGAATCCAGTGATTGCGGAACTTGCTTCAGAGATGGAACTTTCACTTGTTCCGATTCCAAAACAAATTGCTGAAAGCCTTCATGAGGAATTTGGATTTTACACACTAGATGAAATAAGCGGTCAAACTTACAAAGGCATGGAGAGTACACCTACATTAGCAGTAAAAAATGTACTTCTTACATACCCAGATTTGCCTAAACAAGAAGCTTATCAAATTGTAAAAACGTTATATGACCATTTACCAGAATTGCAAAACGCCCACCCAGAAGCATTGGAAATCAATTTAGCAGAAACAAATTTAGGGGTTCCAATAGATTTCCATCCTGGAGCAAAGCAATTTTTCGAAGAAATCATCCATTTAAATACTAAATCTACAAATTGAAAATAGGAGGCAAGAGAAAATGAAAAAGATCATTACAGTAATTTCAATCGCTTTTCTACTTGTTCTATCAGCTTGTGGTGCTCCTACTCCACAAAAAGCCGGAGAAACAGCTAGTACGAAAGCGAGTAAAGATGGGGAAAAATCAATTACGATTGCAGGAAATGGCGGGGTTATTGAAAAAACAATTCGTGACGTCATTGCTCCGAAGTTCAAAGAAGAAACAGGTATCACTGTTAACTATGTTCCAGGACTTTCTGGAGAGATTCTATCTAAGGTAGAATTACAAAAAAATGCTCCACAAATTGATATTGCCATCTTTGTACCAACAGATGTATATCGGGCAAATGAAAAAGGGCTTATCGATAAAGTTGATGAATCTAATGCCCCTAATATGAATAATGTGGATCCGAATTTCATTTCAGTTGAGGGTGCAGGCGCTCCAGCATTTGGATTGGTCATTGCCCCTGCTTATAATACAGAATCGTTTAAAGAGAAGGGTTTGAAACCAATCGAATCATGGAACGACTTAGCATCCGGTCAATATGAAGGAAGAACAGCGTTTGTGGATATTACAAATGACTGGGGCTTTAACACATTGAACGCGCTGGCGATGACAAACGGTGGCGGTACAGATAATGTAGAGCCAGGGCTAGAAAAGGCAAAAGAGCTTGCCGGTTACTCAACGACTTTTTATAAAAATTCAACACAAGTAATGCCAGCGCTTCAGCAAGGTGCTGCAGACGTAACAGTAATGGGAAGCTATGCCATTGGTGAATTAGCATTATCAGGTGTTCCAATTAAAATGGTTGTACCGAAAGAAGGAGTACCTATTCAAGCCTTTAGTGCAACCCTTGTGAAAAATACTCCTCACGAGAAGGAGGCACTAGATTTCATCAACTATTTAGTCAGTGAAGAATCACAATCTTTAATTGCAGAACAAGGGTTTTATCCAGTTGCAGAAGGTGTGGAGTTTCCAGAGAAATACCAAGAATCTATTGGGCTAAAAGATACAGATAAAACATATAAACCAGATATTGCTGGATACGCGGAAATTCGTGCTGAATGGTCTGATCGTTGGGCAAAAGAAGTAGTTCCAGAAATCGGTAAATTACTTAAATAGGAATGGAGGGGATTGCATGAATGCAATGATATGCGATGTAGAGATAAAGGGTGCAAGAAAGCAATTTGGTTCCAATGTAGTACTGAATGATATTGACTTAGAAGTAAAACAGGGTGAGCTGTTAACACTACTTGGACCCTCAGGCTGCGGGAAATCGACGACATTGAATTTAATTGCAGGCTTTCTTGAAGCAGATCAGGGGGATGTTTATATTAAAGGGAAAAAAGTAACGAAAGTTCCCCCCTATAAGCGCGATTTAGGTATGGTATTTCAAACCTATTCCTTGTTTCCACATATGACGGTACAAGAAAACCTTAGCTTTGGTCTAAAGTTGCGAAAAGTGGCTAAAACAGAACAAAAAAAGAAAATTGATCGAGTTCTTGAACTTGTTAAGATGTCTGGGCTTGAACACCGTTATCCAAGGGAATTATCAGGAGGTCAAAGGCAGCGTGTGGCTATCGCTAGAGCGCTTGTAGTTGAGCCAGAATTACTGCTGCTTGATGAACCACTATCAAATCTAGATGCAAAATTACGACATGAACTACGCGCGGAAATTAAACGTTTACAAAAAGAAATTGGTGTAACAACGATTTTTGTTACACATGATCAAGAGGAAGCTCTATCTATGTCTGACCGAGTAGTTGTTATGAATGCAGGGAAAATTGAACAAATCAGCACACCGACCGCTATCTACAATCATCCTAAAACTGAATTTGTATTTCAATTCATTGGAAAATCGAATTCTTTTGAAGGAAAGATTGTGGAAACTGAAGGTAGGAAAATTTCGGTGAAAGTAGGTGAGGAAATTATTCATGTCGATTCGGCAAATATTATTGGCGAGGATCGTTCATTGAGAGCAGGGAATGAGGTGAAACTTTATATTCGTCCTGAGAAGGTGCACATTTCCTCTACTAGGGAAACAGCATCACCAACGTTGGACCTTCAGCTAGCTAAAATCATTCAGCTTAATTACCTTGGCACTTCATGGGAAGTAGATGTTTCGTTACAAGGGAAAACGGTTCAATTATTAACAAATTCATATGACTCAACTTGGCAATATGGAAGTGAGGTGTATGTTGGATGGAACCCATCAGACATTATGCTGATCAAGAAGTAAGTGAACAAGTAAAAGTAGAACCGCAAAAAAAGACGAAAGTGAGAAAAAGAAGAAGTTGGATCGCTGGGCTGCTTCTTTTAGTCCCTATCCTTTTATTCATTTTTGGATTTTTTGTTGTTCCTATGCTATATATTTTGTATTTAAGTTTTATTTCTACTGATAAATTGAATGGTACGGATGCTGTTTATAGCTTACAAAACTATATAACTTTATTTACCGATAGCTATTACTTATCTTCGATGTGGCTGACAGTGAAAATCAGTTTATATTCTGTGCTTGTTTCCCTTATCCTAGGATATCCAATCGCGTTAACGATGGCGAAAAGCTCACCTAAAGTTCGGGGATATATTACTTTATTAATTGCTTCTCCTCTTTTGGTAAGCATCGTCGTACGTAACTTTGGATGGTACTTATTATTATTGCCGAACGGTACAATCAATCAAGTATTAATGAATCTAGGCCTTATTAATAAGCCGCTAAATCTATTATTCTCTGAACTTGGTGTCGTAATTGGGCTCTCAAACGCCTATTTGCCTTTCATGGTTTTAGCAATTGTGACTAGCTTGTATAATATTGACCCTTCATTAGAGAAAGCGGGAGCAATTCTTGGGGCAAGTCCACTGCGCAGTTTTTTTTCCATTACACTTCCGCTTAGCTTGCCAGGAATCGTATCAGGTTGTGTGCTTGTCTTTAGTTTATCGATGAGTGCCTATGTCACTCCTTCTTTAATGGGAGGAGCGAATGTTCCTATGATGCCAGTTGTTGTATACGATCAAATTAACAACCTGTTGAAATGGACGTTTGGTTCAGCATTGTCGTACGTACTTCTAATCATTACGCTTCTTTCAGTATTCGTCTTTACACGAGCATTTGAAAAAAGTAAGTTTAGGGAGGTGTTCCGATGATGAAAATACTTGGAAAGTTCCGAACGATCCTTGCTGTGTTGGGGATCATCTATATATTAATTCCATTAGTTGTTGTCGTTCCTGCATCTTTTACAAGTGCAAATTATCCAAGCTTTCCACCAAAAGGTTTTTCTCTGCAATGGTATACAATGATTTTGGAACGTTCTGAATTCATCGAAGCCTTCTATAATAGTTTGCAATTTGCTTTCTTAGCCGCATTTTTTGCTGTTTTATTCGGGACGCTAGGTGCACTGGCAATTGCGAAGTATGATATTCCAGGAAAGAACTATATTACATCAATATTGACAGCGCCGTTAAGTGTACCACAACTAGTATTGGGGATTGCCCTGCTTATTTATTTCACACCGATGATGCTTGCAGGTACATCAACAGGCTTTTTGATTGCACACACGATCATTTGTATCCCGTATGTTATTCGCTTGGTACTAACAGGATTAAGTGGATTTGATTACAATTTGGAAAAAGCTGCAGCTATTCTTGGGGCAAATCCATTAATCGTCTTTTGGAAGGTGACACTGCCGCTCATCAGACCGGCAATGATATCTGGAGGATTATTTGCCTTCTTGACATCTTTTGATAATGTCACAATCTCATTGTTTATGATTTCCCCTGATATGCGAACACTTCCAATCGAGATTTTCTCAACGATGCAGGATGCTTATAATCCAATAGTAGCTTCCGTTTCAAGTGTGGTTATTTTTATTTCTGTCATATTAATAGTAGTACTTGAAAAAATTCATGGGGTTGGAAAGGTATTCGGTGGCACTCAGCATTAGGAAATTATGAGGTGAAAAAAATAACATAGCCGGCCGTTTTACTTGTTAAAGCAAAACGGCCGACTGTTTCAGTTCAAGAAGAATGATTTTTTAAAATAATAAGTATAAATTTTGAACTTAGTGTCGGTGTCTAGCTCCAGCGCCTAGTCCCTCGGGTCATAAGCCACGTATGAATTGAAGGTAAAATACACCTTCTATTCATACGCGTCTTATGCCTGTCGGGCCTGAACAAGGCGCTTGTGCTTTTCTTAAATAGC from Metabacillus sediminilitoris carries:
- a CDS encoding flavin-containing monooxygenase is translated as MTNQKNEVMKIDAVVVGAGFSGLYMLYRLREAGFRTRVFEAADGVGGVWHKNRYPGARCDNESIDYNFTFSEELFKEWNWSEKFSKQSEILEYLNYVADKFDLRRDIQLNTRITAAHYDEQDNRWTIQTDEGSTLSAKYFISGVGCLSAANIPKFKGLESFEGKWYHTGNWPKENVSFKGKRVGVIGTGSTGIQVIPAIAPEVDHLTVFQRTPQYSVPSRNHAYDPEYLKQVKDNFSEFKRKRRYSFGGFPNDVEARPSALNDTPEEREKLYEAAWQKGAVSSFFLETYQDLTVNEEANETLSKFIRQKIKEIVHDPEVAEKLSPTYFYGTKRPIQDTNYYETYNRENVSLVDVKANPIVEITPKGIRTTDGEYELDIIIFATGYDAMTGSLFKIDIRGKDGLTLKEKWENGEQTKTYLGIATSGFPNMFMITGPESPSVLSNVPTSIEQHVEWISDCIEYLQKNDIDTLEAKAEAEEEWSKHCREVAEATLFTKTESWYIGANVPGKPQRFLIYLGGVGPYREKCSDVASKGYEGFLLQSTLKKV
- a CDS encoding nuclear transport factor 2 family protein translates to MAKTLEEKINELEARHKIKELIANYNHGYDKQDIELFMDIWEENAIWDWGTPQEIYQNKEEILERLQISWRDIPQTHHYTVNTVISFESKNSEATAISDLDATVIDKEGVPSMIAGSYYDTFSNRTGKWRFIERKIKIHHSTPVSEVR
- a CDS encoding helix-turn-helix transcriptional regulator, which gives rise to MLNESTIHEYISNLNKASTHEEKLNLCTKGLLELFPIQEVHLFRYSPLGNIAEGILKINSSGLHYIGHVRDDLRNLPPIYSSLRKRRAMYISNEEFFEKYGSKYTNPNEKNDHFIIPICFSSTPVGYFIGRELPRNFTCDEKLLSFLTLYGKLVGKIIESNKEGQSIGKLSKRESEVMQRISCGESIKEMTKSMGISEYTVKDYIKSAIKKLEVNNRVEAVAELLRRGSIS
- a CDS encoding putative holin-like toxin — translated: MTVFQTLMLMIAFATLVLSIISFRDKK
- a CDS encoding transporter substrate-binding domain-containing protein, whose amino-acid sequence is MSLSQRLVIAEDKTYKIAGEWALPPFSYKDQRGSLTGINIDLMKKIADENGLTFEYIPMEIHEAEQALRDGEVDAIAGITYSTEKDKVFDFTQPYFTMSDSLIIPMESRDKIKSIEDIREMHIVLQDNTPVLSTLLNLRNTNLTLVTNHYTGLLMLLNDRSEIFIGNKFTSSFFLKEFGQEENYLILDEVMNPVDYAIAVKEGDEDLLLIINQTLTKLKATGEVSKLIDEWVSPENEAKIARLEHFIFLLFIFLLIGALILIVIYIWNQRLKEAVNIHTKDLQLLNEDLQKQRQRTADSHAFKDQILNNIDTGIVTFDIDFKITSCNKRALEILELPADTKYNLQHSPIFLKLFEHYRFGQVLQQENAEYYRFLEINDNGERKVIYYSLNKMFNSLENQAGYLLSMNDETEKKKLEQKLITQEKLHALGQLVAGVAHEIRNPLTSIKTFIDLIPKKYDQPKFQKVLMEHLPEEVNRLNRIVTDLIDYARPSLPNIQHCTALELTSLLAILQVNMDKNRIEFKQYIEPDLVFNIDPQQIRQVLFNLLLNAIHAVEESEVKEIKIIMEKEDFEKGRIMIRDTGKGMEQGELNHIFEPFFTTKGKGVGLGLSLSYNLIKENNGDIQVNSIPNKETTFTVVLPLYQKEEIRNEAKSTGY
- a CDS encoding sigma-54-dependent transcriptional regulator; the encoded protein is MKPRVLVIDDEQAICNSLSFALEDDYFIMTTTDPEKGILMVEKERVDIILLDLRIGPYNGIDVLQRIKQKDPKVTVIMMTAYASIETSIEAIKMGAYYYIEKPINIENLSLLLLRAAEFKQISNKLETLHEELEERKGHKDFLGNSMAMKYVFSMIDRIKDIDSCVLITGESGTGKELVAKRIHYSGKRKDGPLEILNCAAIPETLLESELFGYEKGAFTGATQSKEGKWVAANGGTLFLDEISEMPLPLQAKLLRVIQEREVTPLGSNKKIPLDVRILCAANKNIEQMVQEGTFREDLYFRLNVIPIKTPPLRERKEDLALLIDYFLKKYCKEMNREKRSISTTARRLLLDYHYPGNVRELGNIIEYSVALSINTVIHEGDLPHYILEQKKGEGGISNGKSIVIPIGLSMKEIEKKVISKTLEHCGKHRQRTAQTLQISERSLRDKIKLYEIEKSRN